A window of the Tripterygium wilfordii isolate XIE 37 chromosome 12, ASM1340144v1, whole genome shotgun sequence genome harbors these coding sequences:
- the LOC120011365 gene encoding uncharacterized protein LOC120011365: MTIFLCLTPHPPKPPQNPSIPKPISLTIPIYSTSTITKRDFILKTAVLGAISLAPQNPVAQSLAEPPPPAKPALLGIGNTKSWFQFYGDGFSIRVPPQFEDIMEPEDFNAGLSLYGDKAKPKTFAAHFASSDGSEVLSVLIRPTNQLKITFLEAQDITDLGSLKDAAKIFIPGGATLYSARTIKIKEDEGFRTYYFYEFGRYEQHVALVAAVNSGKAIVAGASAPQSKWTDDGVKLRSAAISLTLL; encoded by the exons ATGACCATTTTCCTTTGCCTCACTCCCCACCCTCCAAAACCTCCCCAAAACCCCAGCATTCCAAAACCCATTTCTCTCACTATCCCAATCTATAGCACTTCCACCATCACCAAGAGAGACTTTATCCTCAAAACTGCTGTGCTTGGCGCTATTTCCTTGGCCCCTCAAAACCCAGTTGCCCAATCCTTAGCTGAGCCTCCGCCACCCGCAAAACCGGCCCTTTTAGGTATTGGCAATACCAAATCATGGTTTCAATTCTATGGAGATGGGTTTTCCATCCGGGTCCCTCCTCAATTTGAGGACATCATGGAACCTGAG GATTTCAATGCTGGATTGTCTCTATATGGAGATAAGGCAAAGCCCAAGACCTTTGCAGCCCATTTTGCATCTTCTGATGG ATCTGAAGTATTGAGTGTTCTCATTCGCCCAACCAATCAACTGAAGATTACCTTCTTAGAG GCCCAAGACATTACTGATTTAGGTTCCCTGAAGGATGCAGCAAAAATTTTTATTCCAG GTGGGGCAACTTTGTACTCTGCAcgaacaataaaaataaaggagGATGAAGGCTTCAG GACATATTATTTCTACGAGTTCGGGAGGTATGAGCAACATGTAGCACTGGTAGCTGCTGTTAACAGCGGGAAG GCAATTGTTGCTGGAGCATCTGCGCCACAGTCGAAATGGACCGATGATGGTGTGAAGCTTCGTTCTGCTGCTATATCACTCACACTACTATAA